The DNA region TTTACCCCCAATGCCCTAACTTACTTTTCCAATGTAAATAGCCAAAAAGTGAAGTTAGCCGTTATTAAAGAAGACGTGGTGCATTGGATTCGGTTTGCTGATCGGCCACAGGATCGTCTACCCCAAAAACTGGTCTACGTTGGTGTGTTTACCTGCAAAGGTGGGGTGGGTAAAACGACAATTAGCGCTCATCTGGCAGGTGCGATCGCGCTTTCAGGCTACAACGTTGCCATTATTGATTTAGATCCCCAAAAGAACCTGACAACTTTGCTGGATCAAGGCGTGATTTTACCAGGGGTAGGAGATGAACCAGCTCATACTGTCAAGGTATTTAGTTTGGATGAATGGGATACCAGTAACCCTCCCGCTGATATTCGGATGGCCGTTTGTGATTGTTCCCCTGTATTTGAAGAAAATCCTGTAGAGCTATTAGCTAAACTGTCCTATTGTCTGATTCCAACCACGCTCAATCCACTGGGATTAAATAAAAATGGCTATGTGATTAAAAACACGTTGAAAGCCATTCGCAGTGTGAATAAAGATGCGTATGTTTTTGTCTTAATTAATAACTACTTCAAAGATGAAGCCCACAAAGCCAGGGTCTTAAAAGAGCAATATAAAAAATACTTTGCTCGATTATCAGAACTGGACGATCGCTTTCACTTTATTGACCCGGATGAAGTGTCGATCCGTAACAGTAAGCAACTCTTTTATTGGGGCTATCACATTTACAGCGGTGAACCCGCAGAATTGGCCTTTACTCCGATCGGCGGAAAATGTGCACCCAAAGCTGACTTCTTGAATCTGCTGGACTACCTGGAAGCTCACTCCGATATCGGTCAGTTTAAGAACCCTGATCCCGCAAGCCTAACAAATCTACTGCTGCAAGATCCACTGCTTCCCTGCTCCACCAATTAAGCGTCTACTGCAGATGAGAGCATATCACCTTTGCAGGCCCTCATCCCCCAACCCCTTCTCCCAACCTGGGAGAAGGGGACCGAGCCATCTCAAAGTCCCTCTCCCAATTTGGGAGAGGGATTTAGGGTGAGGGCAAAAGTGACATGCACCCTAGCAGATTAACCTACTGCTTTGGCGTTAACCTAACGGCAAAACCCGTCCCTACAAGTTCACATATTTATCCTGAGAACCGTTTTTTAATCAGTATCAATTCTCTGACTACTTGAGGGCAGCGGCTTCCCGTGCTGCAGTCGCCTCATCGGGGTGGATGCCCAGACGGGTCAGGTTAATTCGACCGCGACTGTCAATCTCCCGCACTTTGACGATTACCTCATCGCCGACGGAGACTTCATCCTCAACTTTGCCAACCCGGTAGTCCGCCAATTGAGAAATGTGGATCATGCCTTCCTTGCCTGGTAGAAATTCCACAAAGGCACCGATCGGAATAATCCGAGTCACCCGTCCAGCATACACATCGCCAGCATTCAGCTTGCGAGTCATGCCCTGGATAATCCCCTTGGCTCGTTTCGCTTTTTCGCCATCCACTGCCGAGATCGTCACCGTACCATCATCTTCAATGTCGATCTTGGCTCCGGTTTCCTCGGTAATGCCCTTAATCGTCTTGCCACCGGGGCCGATAATCATCCCGATCAATTCGGGGTCGATCTTGATGGTCATCAACCGGGGGGCATAGGGAGACAGTTCGGTGCGGGGTTTGTTGATGGCCTCCAGCATCTTGCTGAGAATATGCAGACGGGCAGGTTTGGCCTGTTGGATGGCTTTGGCGATGACCTCCATCGGTAAGCCGTTGATCTTCATATCCAGCTGCAGGGCGGTAATCCCGCTTTCGGTTCCCGCCACTTTGAAGTCCATGTCGCCCAGGAAGTCTTCGATGCCCTGAATATCGGTGAGAATGCGAATTTCGTCACCTTCTTTGATCAGACCCATCGCCGCACCGCTAACCGGTTTGGTGATGGGGACTCCGGCATCCATCAGGGCCAGCGTAGAACCGCACACAGAACCCATGGAGGTGGAGCCGTTAGAGGACAGTACCTCGGAAACGACCCGAATCACGTAAGGGAATTCCTCTTTAGGCGGCAGCACCGGGACTAAGGCCCGTTCCGCGAGAGCACCGTGACCAATTTCCCGTCGTCCGGGCGATCGCATCGGCTTCGTTTCTCCCACAGAGTAGGGCGGCATATTGTAATGATGCAGATACCGCTTTTGCTCATCCGGATGCAAGTCATCCAGTTCCTGGGCATCTCCCGGTGTTCCCAGGGTGGCCACAGACAGGACTTGCGTTTGTCCCCGGTTGAACAACGCATTGCCATGCACCCGGGGCGGTAGAATTCCCGTCTGACAGGAAATAGGCCGCACTTCATCCAATTTGCGACCATCCACCCGCACGCCATCTTCAACCACCTGGCGACGCATCAGGAACTTGGTGACCTCTTTAAAGACGTTGCTTAACGCCTTTTCGTCTGCAGAGGCCGCTACTTTCACCGGGTCGTCGTCAGGCAGTGCCTCAATGGCCACTTTCACCGACTCCTTCACTTCATCCAGTGCCGCATCCCGGACGTGCTTGTCCTTCTCGAACCGACCCAGGATTTCTTTGACAGGGGCGGTGACCCGATCGCGAATGAAGTTTTCCAGGGTTTTGTCTACTTCTGGGGGGGCCTCCTGTACCAGATCAATACCCAACTCAGCCAAAATCTCTCGTTGAGCCTGGATTAAATCGCGCACGGCTTCGTAGCCAAAATCGATCGCTTCGATCATGTCCTGTTCCGGTAACTGATTGGCTCCCGCTTCCACCATGATTACCCCTTCCGGAGAGCCAGCCACCACCAGATCCAGATCGCCTTCTTCGATTTCCTTGTAGGTCGGGTTGATGACAAAATCATCACCCACTAAGCCCACACGAACCGCGGCCATCGGCCCGTTAAAGGGAATTTTGGCCAGCAGGACGGCGATCGAAGCTCCGGTAACTGCCAGCACATCGGGAGGCACCCGTTCGTCCAGGGAGAGGGTCGTCGCCACCACCTGAATATCGTCCCGCAGCCAACTGGGGAACAAGGGACGCAAAGGACGGTCAATTAAACGGCTAATCAAGACAGCTTTTTCTGGCGGACGACCTTCCCGACGCAAAAATCCTCCGGGGATGCGTCCGGCAGCATACATCCGTTCTTCGTAATCCACTAATAGGGGTAGGAAATCAATTCCTTCTCTTGCTTCGGCACGCGTCGCCGCTACTAACACTGCTGTTTCTTCAGACTGTATTAACACGGCACCGCCCGCCTGTGGAGCCAGTAAGCCAATCTTCAGCCGAATATCCCGTCCATCAAAGGATATCGACTTTTCAATTTCTTCCATGTAGCGTGGTATCCTTTCTTCTTCTTTATCTTTCTCTGTCGCAATCGTAGCACTGATACATAGAGTCGAGCTTTTTTACTGGGATCGGAATCGCCCCGCTGCAGAATCCACCCTGTACAATGGCAGTACTGGAAGGGGGCGATCGTGGCCGCAGGGATATCTGCTGTTACGATGGCCTGCTGATTCCATGCTGATTCCATTTCAGGTAGGGCAGGGAGGAGCTTACATCTCATCACCCAATCATTGTTAATGATTTATTAACTCAGGGTGTTGCAAATCTTAATCATATCCGGCCATGCCCCATCCAATTTGCTCAAGGCAACGATTGAGGATTCTGAACTAGATGGCCATCTTACACGGTAGTTGGTTGCTTCAGTCCCCCCAGCAGACCCGATTGGCTGCTACTACAGCAGAAGCAGTAGCGGCTGGTCAGGGAAGTTTGTTCATTTGGGGAGAAGTCTGGCGGAGAGTCACTTCGGATAGCTTGCCCAATCAGACCCTGGAAGATGAGACTACCCCTCCTGACCATCCCCCCCTTCATCCCTATGCCATGAGCCGCCTGGAATTGATGGAGTTTCTCAATGAGTTGCAACAAACAGGCCATTTGCGATTACCAGCACTTCAGACTTTGGCGAACACGGTGAACCCTGCTGCTGCCAAACGATCGCGCAAGGGGTCCCGTTCTACCTCCGTCACCCCTGCCCCATCTTGCCTCACGTCCCCCACCTCCATCGGCTGGCACCAACACACCCTGGCAGTTCCCTCCTTTGTGGCTGAAGGAGAGCTTGAAAGCGGCGATCGGCTGGTGATTTTGCCCCAACTATCTGCCGCTCCTGAAACTCAAGAATCATTATTCCTTCATCCCTGGCAGGTGGAAGGCTTGCGTTTGCCCGTCGGAGAAGCCATCCAATTTCTCAATTCCTTACCTCTAGGTGCAGTCAAGACGGAGGAGTCGTTTCTGGGAGGCGATTTGCGCTTCTGGTCCCATGTGGCTCGCTGGAGCCTGGATCTGCTGGCTCGATCGAAGTTTTTGCCGGGATTGGGGATTAGAGATCGGAGATCGGAGATCGGAGATCGGGAAGAGGCGGCTGATAGCGATCGGTTTTGGGTAGGGTGGGAGCCGTTGTTGGATAGTGCGGTGGATCAGGTGAGGTTGCTGCATTTTAGCGATCGTATGCCTGTGGCCTGTCGGATGTATGCAGGAAATTCGTCATTGGTCATTGGTCATTCGTCATTGGCAGAAGACAAAGAACAAAGGACAAAGGACAAAGGACAATCCAAAATCCAAAATCCAAAATCTAAAATCCAACATTCTCCTCTGGCAGTTAATCTTCCAGCAGTTCCCCAAACCCTGTTGCAAGCTTTTCTGCAAAGTACGCTGGATGCTCAGATTCGTCAGGTTGCACGCACTTCTCCAGTTCCGGAGAGCCTGGAAGCCAGTACTCGCGGAGAGGGACGTTGGACGATCGCCTCTGCGGTTCACACCTGGTTACGCGCACTCAGTCAGGAGACCTCTGAAATCGCAGGGGCGGGATTGGAGGATTTGCAACTGGCATTGCAAAACTGGACGGCTCCATTACAGTCCCGTCGCTCTGAGAGTTTGTTTCAGACCTGTTTGTATTTGCATCCGCCTCAGTATGGTCAGACCCAGTGGCGACTGGAGTACTGCTTGCAGGCGATCGACGATCCAGAGTTTTTGATCGATGCATCGACGATCTGGAACAATCCGGTAGAGCGGTTCATGTATCGAGGACGAACCATTATCCAGCCGCAGGAAACCTTTTTGATGGGACTGGGATTAGCCTCCCGCCTTTATCCTCCCATCGAACCCAGCTTACAGGAATCCCGACCACAATTCTGTATGCTGACCCCGTTGCAAGCCTACGATTTTCTCAAAAGTACGGCCTGGCGCTTGCAGGATAGTGGCTTGGGGGTGGTGGTACCTCCCAGTCTGGCCAGTCAGGGGGGGTGGGCAAACCGTCTGGGATTGAAGATTCAAGCGCAAACGGGAAAACTCAAGCAGGGCCAACGACTAGGCTTACAAAGTTTGCTCAACTTCCGCTGGGAACTCACCATTGGCGGACAGAGCATTTCCAAAGAAGAGTTCGATCGCCTGGTAGCCCTCAACACTCCCCTTGTGGAAATTAATGGCGAGTGGGTGGAATTGCGACCTCAAGATATCCGAGCCGCGCAGAACTTCTTCGCCAGTCGCAAGGATCAGCCCGCGCTCTCTCTGGAAGATGCGCTGCGCATCAGTACGGGCGACACCCAGATGATTGAAAAGCTACCCGTGGTCAGTTTTGAAGCATCCGGGGCACTGGAAGAACTGATCAATACCCTGAGTGGGAAGCGGACGTTAGAGCCGATCGCCACCCCCGCAAGCTTCCGAGGAGAGTTGCGCCCTTATCAGTCCCGTGGCGTGGGCTGGCTGGCGTTTCTGGAACAGTGGAGCCTGGGAGCCTGTTTAGCTGACGACATGGGCTTAGGAAAAACCATTCAACTGATTGCCTTTCTGTTGCATTTGAAAGAGCAAGGCACACTGGAAAAACCGACCTTGCTCATCTGTCCCACCTCTGTCCTGGGTAACTGGGAACGGGAGGTGAAGAAATTCGGCCCCAGCCTGAAAGTTCTGCAACATCATGGAGACGGACGACCCAAAGGCAAAGACTTCGCCAAAGCCGTGAAAGGCAAGGATCTGGTAATCAGCAGCTATGCCCTGGTCTATCGGGATTTGCAGGACTTGCAAACTGTTTCCTGGCAGGGAATTGTCCTGGATGAAGCCCAAAACATCAAAAATCCCGACGCAAAGCAATCGCAAGCCGTCCGCCAGTTGGCAGCCCAGTTTCGCATTGCCTTAACCGGAACCCCCGTGGAAAATCGGCTGTCTGAACTCTGGTCAATTCTCGATTTCCTGAATCCCGGTTACCTCGGACCAAAAAACTTCTTCCAACGCCGCTTTGCCACTCCCATCGAACGCTACGGCGATACCGCCTCCCTGCAAACTCTGCGATCGCTCGTCCAGCCCTTCATCCTGCGTCGTCTGAAAACCGATCGAGAGATCATCCAGGATCTGCCCGAAAAGCAAGAAATGACCATCTTCTGCGGCCTTTCCGAAGAACAAGCCTCCCTCTACCAGCACGTCGTTGATCAATCCCTTGCCGATATCGAAGCCGCTCAGGGGATCCAGCGCAAAGGCATTATCCTGGCCCTTCTGACTAAACTGAAGCAGATTTGCGATCATCCTGACCTTTTCCTCAAGGGGGCAGGGGATCAGGAGTCAAAAGTCAGGAGTCAGGAATTGGGGATTAGCTCCACACCCCACACCCCACACCCCACACCCCACTCATTTCAGTCCCGCTCCGGCAAACTCAAACGCCTGGAAGAAATGCTGGAAGAGGTGATGGCGGAAGGCGATCGTGCCCTTATCTTCACCCAGTTCGCCGAGTGGGGCAAGTTGCTGAAAGCCCACCTGGAGCGGCAATTAGGACGGGAAACCCTATTCCTTTATGGCAGCACCCCCAAGAAACAACGGGAAGCCATGGTCGATCGCTTCCAGCACGATCCGCAGGGGCCACGACTGTTCATTCTGTCCCTGAAAGCGGGAGGCGTAGGCTTAAACCTGACCCGCGCCAATCACGTCTTCCACTTCGATCGCTGGTGGAATCCTGCTGTGGAGAATCAGGCGACCGATCGGGTATTCCGTATTGGCCAAACCCGCAATGTGCAGGTTCATAAATTCGTCTGCTCCGGCACACTGGAAGAAAAAATTCATGACCTGATCGAGAGCAAAAAGGCGTTAGCAGAACAGGTCGTTGGGG from Leptodesmis sichuanensis A121 includes:
- a CDS encoding nucleotide-binding protein; the encoded protein is MANNGSRTAEQTIINQLTKAGWAVMPPPPNTNGYNFEAVKGKEVIAVQVKTHKFPVKVPHVERFLNFFDLPAARRFTRGLLVSSNGFTPNALTYFSNVNSQKVKLAVIKEDVVHWIRFADRPQDRLPQKLVYVGVFTCKGGVGKTTISAHLAGAIALSGYNVAIIDLDPQKNLTTLLDQGVILPGVGDEPAHTVKVFSLDEWDTSNPPADIRMAVCDCSPVFEENPVELLAKLSYCLIPTTLNPLGLNKNGYVIKNTLKAIRSVNKDAYVFVLINNYFKDEAHKARVLKEQYKKYFARLSELDDRFHFIDPDEVSIRNSKQLFYWGYHIYSGEPAELAFTPIGGKCAPKADFLNLLDYLEAHSDIGQFKNPDPASLTNLLLQDPLLPCSTN
- a CDS encoding polyribonucleotide nucleotidyltransferase encodes the protein MEEIEKSISFDGRDIRLKIGLLAPQAGGAVLIQSEETAVLVAATRAEAREGIDFLPLLVDYEERMYAAGRIPGGFLRREGRPPEKAVLISRLIDRPLRPLFPSWLRDDIQVVATTLSLDERVPPDVLAVTGASIAVLLAKIPFNGPMAAVRVGLVGDDFVINPTYKEIEEGDLDLVVAGSPEGVIMVEAGANQLPEQDMIEAIDFGYEAVRDLIQAQREILAELGIDLVQEAPPEVDKTLENFIRDRVTAPVKEILGRFEKDKHVRDAALDEVKESVKVAIEALPDDDPVKVAASADEKALSNVFKEVTKFLMRRQVVEDGVRVDGRKLDEVRPISCQTGILPPRVHGNALFNRGQTQVLSVATLGTPGDAQELDDLHPDEQKRYLHHYNMPPYSVGETKPMRSPGRREIGHGALAERALVPVLPPKEEFPYVIRVVSEVLSSNGSTSMGSVCGSTLALMDAGVPITKPVSGAAMGLIKEGDEIRILTDIQGIEDFLGDMDFKVAGTESGITALQLDMKINGLPMEVIAKAIQQAKPARLHILSKMLEAINKPRTELSPYAPRLMTIKIDPELIGMIIGPGGKTIKGITEETGAKIDIEDDGTVTISAVDGEKAKRAKGIIQGMTRKLNAGDVYAGRVTRIIPIGAFVEFLPGKEGMIHISQLADYRVGKVEDEVSVGDEVIVKVREIDSRGRINLTRLGIHPDEATAAREAAALK
- a CDS encoding DEAD/DEAH box helicase encodes the protein MAILHGSWLLQSPQQTRLAATTAEAVAAGQGSLFIWGEVWRRVTSDSLPNQTLEDETTPPDHPPLHPYAMSRLELMEFLNELQQTGHLRLPALQTLANTVNPAAAKRSRKGSRSTSVTPAPSCLTSPTSIGWHQHTLAVPSFVAEGELESGDRLVILPQLSAAPETQESLFLHPWQVEGLRLPVGEAIQFLNSLPLGAVKTEESFLGGDLRFWSHVARWSLDLLARSKFLPGLGIRDRRSEIGDREEAADSDRFWVGWEPLLDSAVDQVRLLHFSDRMPVACRMYAGNSSLVIGHSSLAEDKEQRTKDKGQSKIQNPKSKIQHSPLAVNLPAVPQTLLQAFLQSTLDAQIRQVARTSPVPESLEASTRGEGRWTIASAVHTWLRALSQETSEIAGAGLEDLQLALQNWTAPLQSRRSESLFQTCLYLHPPQYGQTQWRLEYCLQAIDDPEFLIDASTIWNNPVERFMYRGRTIIQPQETFLMGLGLASRLYPPIEPSLQESRPQFCMLTPLQAYDFLKSTAWRLQDSGLGVVVPPSLASQGGWANRLGLKIQAQTGKLKQGQRLGLQSLLNFRWELTIGGQSISKEEFDRLVALNTPLVEINGEWVELRPQDIRAAQNFFASRKDQPALSLEDALRISTGDTQMIEKLPVVSFEASGALEELINTLSGKRTLEPIATPASFRGELRPYQSRGVGWLAFLEQWSLGACLADDMGLGKTIQLIAFLLHLKEQGTLEKPTLLICPTSVLGNWEREVKKFGPSLKVLQHHGDGRPKGKDFAKAVKGKDLVISSYALVYRDLQDLQTVSWQGIVLDEAQNIKNPDAKQSQAVRQLAAQFRIALTGTPVENRLSELWSILDFLNPGYLGPKNFFQRRFATPIERYGDTASLQTLRSLVQPFILRRLKTDREIIQDLPEKQEMTIFCGLSEEQASLYQHVVDQSLADIEAAQGIQRKGIILALLTKLKQICDHPDLFLKGAGDQESKVRSQELGISSTPHTPHPTPHSFQSRSGKLKRLEEMLEEVMAEGDRALIFTQFAEWGKLLKAHLERQLGRETLFLYGSTPKKQREAMVDRFQHDPQGPRLFILSLKAGGVGLNLTRANHVFHFDRWWNPAVENQATDRVFRIGQTRNVQVHKFVCSGTLEEKIHDLIESKKALAEQVVGAGENWLTELNTDQLRDLLLLDRSAIIGEE